In Tsukamurella tyrosinosolvens, the genomic window TCTCCGCGACGAGCCCGGGGGAGTGCACCGCGATCGGTTTGCGGGGCAGTCCGAACTCGTCGAGCGCGCGGGCGAACAAGTCCGTGTAGGCCGCGAACCGGTCCGCCGGGCCGCCGATGATCGCGAGGAAGAGGCCGAAACCGTACCGGGCGGTGCGGACGACCGATTCGGGGCTGCCGCCCACGCCCACCCACGCGCGAATGCCGTCGGCCGTGGTCGGGTACACCCGCTGGTCGGTCAGCGGCGCGCGGGTGGTCCCCGACCAGGTGACCGGCTGCTCGGTGAGCAGCGCGGCGAGCAGCTCGAGCTTCTCCTCGAACAGCACCTCGTAGTCCTGCAGGTCGTAGCCGAACAGGGGGAAGGACTCGGTGAACGAGCCACGCCCCGCAACGATCTCGGCGCGACCGTTCGACACGGCATCGAGTGTCGCGAACCGCTCGTACACGCGCACGGGATCGTCGGAACTCAGCACGGTCACGGTCGAGCCGAGCCGGATGGTGTCGGTGCGCGCCGCGATCGCGGCGAGCACCATTTCCGGACTCGATACGGCGAAGTCGGCGCGATGATGCTCGCCGACACCGAAGAAGTCGAGGCCCGCGCGGTCGGCCACGACGGCCTCCTCGACGAGGTCGCGGATCACCTGGGGATGCGGCAGCGGCTCGCCCTGTGCGTCCTTGGTGACGCCGCCGAACGTGTCCACGCCGAACTCGGGAAGCTTCATGTCAGTCATAGTACCGGTATAAACGGACTAGGGTCCGAATCTATTCCGGTGGCTCAGACGACGCCGTGCAGCGGCGGCCGCTCCTCGTTGAGCGTGAATCGGCCCAGGTGGTGGAGCTTGTATCGCACCGGATCGTGCAGCGTGTGAGTGCGCGCATCGCGCCAGTACCGATCCAGGCCCGCATCGCCCGCGGCGCTCCGCGTGCCACTCACCTCGAACAGCGCCGACGGCACCTCGACGGCGGCGCGGTCCGCGAGCACTTTCGCGGTGGCGACGGCGAGGGAGGCCTCCGCCGCGGCGTCCGGTCCCGGCGTCGCGAACACGGCGTCCACCGCTCGCGCCGCGACGGTCAGTGCCGCCTCCGCGGCCCGCACCGTCACCGTCAGCTCGCCGAAGCGCTGGATCACGAGCGGATCGTCCTGCGCGCGGTCGACGCCGGCCTCGAACCAGGGCCGGGACCTGGTGCGGACGAAGTCGGCCGCGGCCTCGAGCGCGCCGCGGGCCACGCCGGCGTCGATGGCGACGTGCAGCAGCTGCGCGAAGGCTCCGTAACCGGTGGGCTCGGAGACCGCGGGGGTGCGGGGCAGGATCGCGTCGCGCGGGACTGCGACGTCGTCGAAGCGGACGGTGCCGCTGCCGGTCGTGCGTTGGCCCAGGCCGTTCCAATCGTCGGCGATGGCGATGCCGGGGGTGTCCGCGGGGACGAAGGCGACGACCTGCTCGTCGGAGTCCGCGTCGCGGGCGAGCACGGCGAGGAGGTGTGCGTAGGGCGAACCCGTGCAGTAGAACTTCTCGCCGTCGAGGCGCGCGCCTTCGGGGGTGCGCGTCAGCGTGGTCGCCACATCGGCGACCGTCCTGCCGCCCTTCTCGGACTGCGCGTTCGCGATCCGCGCCCCGTCGAGAACCTGCTCGAAGACCCTGCGCTGCAGCCCTTCCGGCCCAGCCAGGCGCAGGGCGGTGAGGTACACGTAGTGGCTGTGCGGGATCTGCGCGAGCGAGCCGTCGGCGGTCGCGAGGGTGCGGAAGACCTCGGCGACGACGGACGGCGGCAGGTCCGGCCCGCCGAAGCGGGCAGGCACCGTCAGCGCGAACAGCCCGGCGTCGGAGAGGTATTCGACCTCGGCGTGCGGCAGTCGCCGCTCCCGGTCCCGCTCCGCGGCACCGTCGGCGAACCGCGCCGCGAGTTCCCGCGCCGCGTCGACGGCGGCCTCGGCGGAGTCGATCGCGGACGCGAGGGTCACACCAGTGCCCCGGAGCGGCTCGCCTCGATCTCGCGGACCAACGGCAGCACCTTCTCGCCGAAGTACTCGATCTCCTCCTGGAAGTGCAGGAAGCCGCCCAGGATCAGGTCGACGCCGAGCTCCTTGTACGCGACGATCCGCTCGGCCACCTGTTCCGGCGTGCCGATCAGCTGCGTGCGGAAGCCGTCGTTGTACTGAACGAGGTCCTCGAACGACGAGTCCGCCCACATGCCGCGGCCGTCCGAGGTGGACTTGCCGGCCTGCTGGACCGCGTCCCGGAAGCCCTCGACCGCGGGCTTGTTCGCCTTCTCGACGATCTCGCGGAGGGTGTCGCGCGCCTCCTTCTCGGTGTCGCGGGCGATGATGAAGCCGTTGAGGCCGAACTTGACCTCGCGCTGCGCCTCCCGGGCCACTCGGCGCAGGTCGTCCAGCTGGTCGGTGACGCCGTCGAAATCCTTGCCGTTGGAGAAGTACCAGTCGGCGTACTTGCCGCCGTTGACGCGCGCGGCGGAGGAATTGCCGCCCTGGAACAGCTCGGGGTTGGGGCGCTCGGGGGTGTTGAGGGGCTTCGGCTTGAGCGTGAAGTCGCGGATGCGGTAGAAGTCCCCGCCGAAGTCGACGTTGTCCTCGGTCCAGATCTTGCGGATCACCTCGAGGAACTCGGCGCTGCGGCGGTAGCGCTCGTCGTGCTCGAGCCACGGCTCGCCGAGCGCCTTGAACTCGCCGGCGAACCAGCCGGAGACCACGTTGATCGCGAACCGGCCGTTCGAGAGGTGGTCGGCGGTGGCGCCGAACTTCGCGAGCACCGCCGGGTGCCACAGGCCGGGGTGCACGGCCGCGATCACCTTCAGCTTCTCCGTCGCGCCGAGCAGCGCGAGGCTGAACGAGGTGGACTCGTGCTGGTACTCGGCACCGTAGCTGGCCATGTACCGCACCTGCGAGAGCGCGTACTCGAAGCCCACGCGCTCGGCCGTCTGCGCCAGCTTCTTGTTGTACTCGAAGTCCCAGCTGGTGCGCTGCTCGATGTCGCTGGTCACCAGGCCGCCCGAGACGTTGGGCACCCAGTAGGCGAACGTGATCTGGTCGGCGATCTTCTCGGTCGTCATCCGTGCAGTCCTTCTGTGCGGCTAGGAGGTGGGGGAGAGGTCGGGCAGGAAGGCACCGCGGACGGGCTCCGACGATGCGCCTGCCGCGTTGAGGAGGCCGCGGGCCGCGAGGCGGGGGCGGACGCCCTCGCCGAAGTGGTAGGCCTCCTCCAGGTGCGGGTAGCCCGAGAGGATGAAGTGGTCGAGTCCCAGCTCGGCGTACTCGGCGATGAGGTCGGCGACCTCGTCGTGCGAGCCGACGAGCGCCGTGCCCGCGCCGCCCCGGACGAGGCCGACGCCGGTCCACAGTCCCGGGTACACCTGGAGCGAGCGGGCATCCGCCGCCTCGTCGAACGCGGCGCCGCCGCCGTGCAGTTCGCGCATGAGTCGCTGCCCCTCGGACTCGCTCCGGGCCAGGTTGGCCTGCGCCGCGCGCACCGCCGCGGGATCCAGGTTGCCCAGCAGTCGGTTCGCCTCGGCCCAGGCCTCCTCGCTGGTGTCGCGGGAGATCACGTGCAGTCGGATGCCGTAGGTGAGCTCGCGGCCCTGCGCCGCGGCCAGCCCCCGGATCCAGTCCAGCTTCTTCTTCACCTGCGCGGGCGGCTCGCCCCAGGTGAGGTAGGTGTCGGCGTGCTTCGCGGCGACGTCGCCCGCGGCGGGGGAGCTGCCGCCGAAGAAGATCGGGGGCGCGGGGTCGGGGCGACGGGCGAGCAGGGCGTTCTCGGCGGAGACGTACTCGCCCGTGACGTTCACCGGCTGGGTCGAGGTGAACAGCTGCCGTGTGATGTCGAGGAACTCGCCGCAACGCGCGTACCGCTCGTCCTTGGTCAGGGTGTCGCCGAAGGCGCGCTGCTCGGAGGACTCGCCGCCGGTCACCACGTTGAGCAGGACGCGCCCGCCGGACTGCCACTGCAGCGTGCTCGCCATCTGGGCCGAGAGCAGCGGGCTGACCAGCCCCGGGCGCAGCGCGACCAGGAACTTCAGCTTCTCGGTGGCCTCCGTGAGCAGTGCGGCGGTGAGCCAGGCGTCCTCGCACCACAGCCCGGTCGGGATGAGGACGGCCTCGAACTCGTTCGCCTCGGCGGCCAGGGCCAGCTGCTTGAGGTAGTGCAGGTTCGCGGGGCGATCACCGCTCATCGAACTGCCGTGCCCGCCCGCCATGAGGTTCCGCGAATCGCCGTACGTGGGCAGGAACCAGTGCAGGTGGAGAGGTGTGCGCGAGCTCACGTCGGCCTTCCGTTGGGGGAGCGGTGGATACGAAGCGCCAGTTCACCACCGCGCGGTCCCGGAGGCCAGGTTTCGACTCGCGCTGCGTCGAACGTGCGGACCTACCGGTCAGTAGCTAAGCTAGAGAAAGAGTTAGTTAGAGTTCCGTAGTGAAATGAGGTGTCAGATGTCGATCGAAACGGTGTGGGGCGACGACCCCGCGATCACCGGCGCTGCCGCGGCCGGTACGGCCGATGGACGGGCCGAGCGGCTTCCCCAGGTGATCGCCCGGATCTTCGCCCGCTACGCGGACCGCCCGGCCTTCGCGACCCGCGACGGCGGACCCCGCGCGCCGTACGCCACCGTGACCTACGGCGAGGTCTGGCGCCGGGTCACCGCACTGGTGGCCGCGTGGCGCAGCGAACTCGAGCCGGGCGACTTCGTCGCGATCCTGGGATTCACCAGCGCCGACTTCGTCACCGTCGACCTCGCGACCACGCTGCTCGGCGCGCCGAACGTGCCGCTCCAGGCGGGAGCCCCCGCGGCGCGGATCGCCGCGATCCTCGATGAGACCCGGCCCAAGGTCTTCGCCGTCAGCGCCGACCAGGTCGGACTCGCCGAGCAGGCACTCGCAGAATCCGCCGCGACGCCCCGCGTCGTCGTCTTCGACGGTGAACACGCGGGCTACGAGGGCATCGAGGCCGACGTCCTCGCGGGCGGGGTCCTGCCCGCGCCGGAGTTCTACGCACCCGAGCCGGGGAACGATCCGCTCGTGACGCTCATCTACACCTCGGGCAGCACGGGCACCCCGAAGGGCGCGATGTACACCGAACAGCTGGTCTCCGACGCCTGGCTCAAGGTGGACAGCATCGTCGACATCGACCTGCCGTCCGAGTCGCTCCTGCACTTCCTGCCCATGAGCCACATGTACGGCCGGAACTGGCTCATCGCCGGCCTCGCCTCGGGCGGCACCGGCTACTTCGCCGGTGCGTCCGACATGTCGACGCTGTTCGACGATCTCGCCGCCGCGCGCCCCACCGCGCTCGGGCTGGTGCCCCGCGTGTGCGAGCTGATCCACCAGCGGTTCCTCGCCGCCGAGGCCGAGACCGACACGGAGACCGCGCGCGCCGAGCTGCGCGACCGGGTCCTCGGCGGCCGCCTCCAGGCCGCGATGTGCGGCAGCGCCGCCCTGTCCGCCGAGCTGCAGACCTTCATGGAATGGCTGCTGGGCGTCGAGATCCAGATCGGCTACGGCTCGACCGAGGCCGGCGGCGTCCTCCGCGACGGCGCGATCGTCCGCCCGCCGGTGACCGAGTACAAGCTCGTCGACGTCCCCGAACTGGGCTACTTCGTGACCGACTCACCGCACCCGCGCGGCGAGCTCCTGGTGAAGTCGACCCAGCTGATCCCCGGGTACTACAACTCCGACAAGCGGATTCGCGACGAGGAGGGCTTCTACCACACCGGCGACGTCATGGCCGAGCTCGCGCCCGACCGCCTCGAGTACGTCGACCGCCGCAGCAACGTGATCAAGCTGGCACAGGGCGAGTTCGTCCCGATCGCGCAACTGGAGGCGACCTACGCCGCGGGGCCCGACGTGCATCAGATCTTCCTCTACGGCACGAGCGAGCGCTCCTACCTGCTCGGCGTCGTGGTGCCCGCGCCCGGCCCCGACGGGGAGAGCGACGCCGCCGCCCGCGTCCGCGTGCTCGACGGCCTTTCGGCGATCGCCCGCGAGAACGACCTCGCCTCCTACGAGGTGCCGCGCGACGTGATCATCGAGCGCGAACCCTTCTCCCAGGAGAACGGCCTGCGCTCGGGCATCGGCAAGCTCGTCCGGCCGGCGCTGACCGCCCGGTACGGCGCCGAGCTGGAGGCGCTGTACGTCGCCGCCGAGGAGCGCCGCCGCGACGGCCTGCGCGCCCTCGATGCCGACGGTTCCGTGACGGAGACCGTCGTGCGCGCCGCCGCCCTGACCCTCGGCGTGCTGCCCGAGGAGCTCGACGAGGACACCCGGTTCCTCGACCTCGGCGGCGACTCGCTGTCCGCCCTGTCGCTCGCGACCACGCTCGAAGGGATCTACGACCTGCCCGTCCCGGTGCAGGCGATCGTCGGCCCCACCGCGACGCTGCGCGGCGTGATCGCGCACATCGAGGAGGCCCGGGCGGGCGGCGTGCAGGCACCCACCGCGGCGTCGATCCACGGCCCCGACGCCGAGGTGGCCCGCGCCTCCGACCTGCGGCTCGACCGCTTCATCGCCCCGGCGCTGCTGGCGGCGGCACCGTCGCTCCCCGCCCCGCACGGCGAGCCGTCGACGGTCCTGCTCACGGGCGGCACCGGCTACCTCGGTCGGTTCCTCCTGCTCGAGTGGATGCGGCGCGTCGCCGCACACGGCGGCACCGTCGTCGCGCTGGTGCGTGGCGCCGACGCCGACGACGCGCGCCGCCGCGTGTTCGCCGCGATCGGTACCGCCGATCCCGCGCTGACGGAGGAGTTCACCGCCCTCGCCGAGCGTCATCTCGAGGTCGTCGTCGGCGACTTCGGCGCACCGTCGCTGGGGCTCGACACCGCGACCTGGGAGGCGCTCGCGGAGCGCGTGGACCACGTCGTGCACTGCGGCGCGATGGTCAACCACGTGCTGCCCTACGACCAGCTGTTCGGCCCCAACGTCGTCGGGACCGCCGAGATCGCGCGGCTCGCACTCACCGTCCGGCGGAAGTCGATCGACTACGTGTCGACGGTGGCGGTGGTGCCGCAGGACGACGGCCGCCTGCTGGCGGAGGACGACGACGTCCGCGTCGCGGGTGCCGAGCGGCGGATCGGTGCCGACGCCTACGCCAACGGTTACGCCGTGAGCAAATGGGCGGGCGAGGTCCTGCTCCGCGAGGCGGCCGATCTCGCGGACCTCCCGGTGCGGGTCTTCCGGTCGAACATGATCCTGGCCCACAGTCGATTCCGTGGGCAGTACAACCCGGTGGACCAGTTCACCCGGCTGCTCCTGAGCATCGCCGAGACGGGCCTCGCGCCCGCCTCGTTCTCCGCCGACCCGACCGGGCCGCGTGCGCACTACGACGGCCTACCGGTCGACTTCTCCGCGGAGGCGATCACCCGACTCGGCGCCGCGGGCCGCGTGGGCTTCCGCACGTTCCACGTGCTCAACGTCGCCGAGGGCGGCGCGGGGCTCGACGACTTCGTCGACTGGATCGCCGAGGACCGCCCGATCGAGCGCATCGCGGACTACGCCGAATGGCTCGCGCGATTCGAGGCGGCGCTGCGGGCACTGCCCGCGGAGGACCGCCACCGCTCCGTGCTCCCGCTGCTGCACTCCTTCGCCCGGCCCGCCGAGACCGGTGCGGGCGCGGCGCTCACCGCCGACCGGTTCCGGGAGGCGGTGCGCGAGGAGAACGTGGGCCCGGGGGACGTCCCGCACCTCGATCGCGCGCTGATCGAGCGGTACCTCGACGGATTCGCGGCGACGGGGTGGCTCGCGTAATCCGCCGTCCGCGGTGTGACACGCGCGCCGCGGAACGGCCAGTCATCCACAACTAAGCGTATGTAACTTCTTTTCTCCACAGGGCCCGCCCGGGACGCCGTTCCGGGCGGGCCCTGCACGCGAGACTCGGCGACGACGGCCGGGAACCGCCGACCGTCGCGAATCGACGAGGAGGCGACCATGCCCGGGGTGCTTGTTTTCGCAGCGGGGAACGTCACGAATGATCTGACCTACCGGGAGTCGGCCCGCGATCAGCGGCACGACTTCCTGAGCTTCACGATGGCGGCCAACAACGGCTACCTGGACGACAACGGCGAGTGGAAGCAGACCAGCACGGTCTGGCTCAACGTCAAGGCCTTCGGCGCGCTGGCCCGCAACGCGCGCGCCGTGATCGCCAAGGGGCGGCCGGTCATCGTGCACGGCGAGCTCAAGCACGAGACCTTCGACGGTGCCGACGGGCAGCGCCACAGCTCGCTCGACCTCAAGGCCGACGCGATCGGCCTCAACCTGCGGATGTGCGCGAGCCAGTACGTCGGCACGGGGGAGCGGTACCGCGAGGTCACTCCGCCGCCGCTCGAGACGGTCTCGGCCGGGCCGGACACCGCCCCCGCCACCGGGGACGGCGGCGTTCACGGCGAGGGCGAACCCGGGCGCGACGGGCTGGTCGTCGTCCAGGGTTTCGCGGAGGGCGGCGACGCTGCCGGCCGCGAGCCGGCAGCGGTGGGCGGCGCGCCGGACTACTAGGCCGGCGGCGCGATCTGCGCGTCCCGCCCTGGTTGCGAGGTGCTGCAGTCAGGCCCGGTTGCGGGCGCGACGATCGTGGCCGGCGATCGCCACCGGTACGCCGACCGTGTGCAGCACGACGCTGCCCAGGACGACGAGAACGGCGAGGGTGAGCGTCAGGTCGGCGACCGGGCCGTCGGGCAGCGTGTTGAAGGCGATCAGCGCGAAGACGATCGTGGACGTGCCGCGCGGGCGGAGCCACCCCAGTTGGAGCACCTCCCGCCGCGGCAGGCCGCTCCCGGCCATCGCGACGCCGATCGGGAGCACACGGATCACGGTCAGCGCGGCGGCGACGAACGCGACGGTGCGCCAGTCGACCCCGTCGAACAGACCGACCACCGCGACGGATCCGAAGACGAACCACATGGCGGCGGTGAGGAGGAAGCCCAGGTCGTCGGTCAGGCCCACGTCGTCGGAGGTGTCGGTGCCCCGCCGCAGGCGGTAGACGATGCCGCAGACGAACGCGGCGACGAAGCCGTTGCCGCCGAGCCCCACCGCCGCGGCGTACGTCAGGAGCGGGGTGGCGGCGATCGCCAGCCGGCGGCCGCTCTCCGAGGCGAGGCCCGCCGTTGCGGTGTACCGCACGCCGCCCGCGATCGCGGCGCCCAACGTTGCGCCCACCGCCAGCGCGATGGCGGCCTGCGGGGCGGCGGCGAGGAGCGCGGGCGCGGGATCGTCGTCGCCGTGGCCCGGGCCGGCCCAGTACAGCGCGAACAGGAACACCGGGGTCACGAGGCCGTCGGTGTACCCGGATTCGACGGTGAGCACGTCGCGGACCCGCGCCGGCACGTGGCGATCGCGGAGGAGCGAGGGCGCCGACGCGAAGTCGATCGGGGTGATCACGCACGCGACCAGCAGCAGTACCGCCCACCCCAGATGGGGGAGCAGGAGCCAACCCACGACCAGCGACAGGGCCAGGCTCACCGGGAGGCCGATGAGCAGCGACCGGAGCACGAGCCGCGGGTGTCGGCCGAGGAGCGATCCGCGCACGTGCGTGGCGTCCACGAACAGCAGCACCGCGAGGATGATCTCGGCGGCGCGCTGCGCCGCGCCGGTGTTCAGCGCCTCCGCGATCGCGCCGTGCGCGCCGACCCCCACAGCACCGCCGGCCAGGACCATGACCAGCGGCGCGGACACGCCCCACCGGTCCATCCGCCCCGACAGCAGGCACCAGGTCAGGAAGGTCGCCGCTGCGATGAGGGTCGCCGGAATCACGTCGCGATTATTCCGTACGCGGTTCCTCACACCGCGTGGTGCGGTGGCGTGAGTTCGAGTTCACGGGGCGGACACCGCGGGAACCGGCGGCGCAACATCGGCTGCCTACCTTCGACGCGAAAGAGATCGTCGACCATCGGGAGGTCTGGACATGAGCCGATCACACACGATCACGGACTGGGATCCGGAGAACCGGCAGCAGTGGGAATCGGGCGGGGAGAAGATCGCCAAGCGGAACCTGCTCTGGTCCGTCGTCGCCGAGCACGTGGGCTTCTCCGTCTGGTCCCTGTGGTCCGTCATGGTCCTGTTCATGCCGCAGGACGTCTACGGCCTGAGCACGGCCGACAAGTTCCTCATCGGTGCCACCGCCACCCTGGTCGGTTCCTGCCTGCGGATCCCGTACACGCTGGCCACGGCCCGTTTCGGCGGACGCAACTGGACGATCTTCAGTGCCTTCGTCCTCGCGGTCCCGGTGATCGCCACGATGGTGATCCTCGCCAATCCGGGGCAGCCGCTGTGGATCTACCTCGCCTGTGCCGCGCTCACCGGCTTCGGTGGAGGCAACTTCGCCTCGTCGATGACCAACATCAACGCCTTCTTCCCGCAGCGGCTCAAGGGCTGGGCCCTGGGGCTCAATGCGGGCGGCGGCAACATCGGCGTCCCCGCGGTCCAGCTCGTCGGCCTCCTCGTCATCGCGACCTTCGGCAACCGCGAGCCCTACTGGGTGTGCGCCGTCTACCTCGTGCTGCTGGCCGTGGCCGGAATCGGTGCCGCGCTGTTCATGGACAACCTGCAGGTCCCCACGGTCGATACCGCCGCGATGCGCGCCGCGACCAAGGACCGCGACACCTGGATCGTCTCCCTGCTCTACATCGGCACCTTCGGCTCCTTCATCGGCTTCTCCTTCGCCTTCGGCCAGGTCCTGCAGGCGACGTTCCGGGCCGGCGGCGAGACGGCCGCGCAGGCCTCGCTGCACGCCGCGCAGATCGCCTTCCTCGGCCCGCTGCTGGGCTCGATCTCGCGGGTGTACGGCGGCAAGCTCGCCGACCGGCTCGGCGGCGGCCGGGTGACCCTGTACGTCTTCGCCGGGATGATCGCCGCCGGCGGCGTCCTCATCGCGGCGGCCACCACCGCGGGCTCCGGGGCCCCGTCCGGCGCGGTGCTCGGCGCCTACGTCCTCGGCTTCATCGCCCTGTTCCTGCTCAGCGGCCTGGGCAACGGGTCGGTGTACAAGATGATCCCGTCGATCTTCGAGGCCAAGGCGCGCTCGCTCGACGCCGACGAGGCCACGCGCACGCATTACTCCCGCGCGATGTCCGGCGCCGTGATCGGTATCGCGGGTGCGATCGGCGGCCTGGGCGGCGTCGGGATCAACCTCGTGCTGAGGGCCTCGTACCAGTCCTCCGGTACCGCGACGATCGCGTTCTGGGTGTTCGGCGCCTTCTACGTCCTCGCTGCTTTCGTCACCTGGAAGGTGTACGTGCGTACGCCGGCGCCGCACGGGCATGGGACGCTGGAGCACACGTCGCGCGACGATGCGCTCACCGTCGCCGACACTCGATGACCGCCCCACCGAAGGAGCCCGATCCGATGACCGAGGCGCCCGCCCGCCCCCTCCTCGGATTCACCGTGGCCATCACGGCCGCGCGCCGCGCCGACGAGCTGGCCACCCTGCTCGAACGGCGCGGCGCCGCCGTGCTCGCGGCGCCCGCGATCGCAATGGTCCCGCTCTCCGACGACGAGCGGCTGCGTGCCGCGACCGAGGAACTCCTCGCCACCCCGCCCGACCTGTTGGTCGCGACCACCGGCATCGGCTTCCGCGGCTGGCTCGAGGCGGCCGAGGGCTGGGGGCTCGCCGAGCCGCTGCTCGCGGCGCTCGGTGCCGGCCGCGTCATCTCCCGTGGGCCCAAGGCCACGGGCGCCCTCCGCGCCGCGGGCCTGCGCGAGGAGTGGTCGCCGGAGTCCGAGTCCTCGGCCGAGGTGCTCAGCCACCTCTCGGGCACCGACCTCACCGGGCTCCGCGTCGCGGTCCAACTGCACGGGGCAACCGACAAGTGGGACCCGAACCCCGGTCTCCTCGACGGGCTGCGCGCGCTCGGCGCGGAGATCGTGGAGGTCCCCGTCTACCGCTGGGAGCGGCCGGCCGACCTCACCGGCCTCGACCGGATCGTCGAGGCCATCGCCACCTCGTCCGTCGATGCCGTCACCTTCACCTCCGCGCCCGCCGCCGCCTCGGTCCTCGAGCGCGCCGCCGAGCTCGGGCTGGACGGTGCCGTCCGCGGCGCCCTGGGCGGGCCCGTCGTGCCGTACTGCGTGGGTCCGGTCACCGCGACCCCGCTCGACCGGCTCGGCGTCGCCTCCGTCACCCCTGAGCGCATGCGCCTCGGTGCCCTGGCGCGGCTCGTGGAACAGGACCTGCCCGACCGCCGTCCCGACCTTCCGGTCGCCGGCCACCGGCTGGGCCTCCGCGCGCGGGGCGCGGTCGTCGACGGTGAGGAACGCGAGCTCACGCCCACGTCGATCGTCCTGCTGCGCCTGCTCTCCCGCGAACCGGGCGCGGTGGTTTCCCGCGAGGACCTCCTCGCCGCGCTCGGTGGCGACGACCCGCACGCCGTCGAGGCCGCCGTCGCGCGGCTGCGCTCGGGCCTGGGGCACAAGGAGATCGTCGCCACCGTGGTCAAGCGGGGCTACCGCCTCGCGATCGATGAGGAGCACTGATATGGGAACCCTCCTGGTGGCGCACGGCACCCGCAGCGAGCACGGCGTCGCGATGGTCGGCGACCTCGCCGCCGCGATGTCCGCGCGCCTGTCCGAGACCGTCCGCGTGGCCTTCGTGGACGTCCTCGGCCCGACGCCGGCCGAGGTCCTCGCCGAGCTCGATCACGAGCCCACGGTGGTCGTGCCCGCGTTCCTGTCCAGCGGCTTCCACGTGCGCCACGACCTGCCTCGCGAGGTCGCCGAATCCGGTCACCGCGCCGCCACGGTGACGCCCGCGCTCGGTCCGTCGCCGGAGCTCGCCCGCGCCATGCTCGGGCGCCTGCAGGAATCGGGGTGGCAGCGCGGCGACGCCGTGGTCATGGCGGCTGCCGGAACCCGCGACGTGCACGCCCAGGGCGAACTGCGGCGGACCGCCGCGGCGCTCTCCGCCCTGGTGGGCAGCCGGGTGTCCATCGCCTTCGCCGCGCCCAGCCAGCAGAGCGAGGGCTACCCGTCGGTGCCGGAGGTCGTCGCCCGCGTCCGGTCCGACGGTGCGCAGTCCGTCGCGGTCGCGTCCTACCTCCTGGCCGAGGGCCTGTTCCAGCAGCGCCTGCGCGACGCCGGCGCCGACGTGGTCGCCGCACCGCTGGGCCTGCACCCGTCCGTGGTGCGCCTCGCGTGCCTGCGCCGCAGGCACGCCGGGATCGTCGCCCCGGCCGGCGTCGAAGCGGTCGCCGGACACTGAGTCCCGGGGCGGCCCGCAGGGATCAGGAAAGG contains:
- a CDS encoding Atu2307/SP_0267 family LLM class monooxygenase; translated protein: MTDMKLPEFGVDTFGGVTKDAQGEPLPHPQVIRDLVEEAVVADRAGLDFFGVGEHHRADFAVSSPEMVLAAIAARTDTIRLGSTVTVLSSDDPVRVYERFATLDAVSNGRAEIVAGRGSFTESFPLFGYDLQDYEVLFEEKLELLAALLTEQPVTWSGTTRAPLTDQRVYPTTADGIRAWVGVGGSPESVVRTARYGFGLFLAIIGGPADRFAAYTDLFARALDEFGLPRKPIAVHSPGLVAETDERARELVHNGWLRMRRRMGAERGWPPPAPGDFEREVETGSLYLGSPETVARRIAATVRTLGVDRFDLKYDQPVTHADLMESITLYGEKVVPMVKDMLSDD
- a CDS encoding SfnB family sulfur acquisition oxidoreductase translates to MTLASAIDSAEAAVDAARELAARFADGAAERDRERRLPHAEVEYLSDAGLFALTVPARFGGPDLPPSVVAEVFRTLATADGSLAQIPHSHYVYLTALRLAGPEGLQRRVFEQVLDGARIANAQSEKGGRTVADVATTLTRTPEGARLDGEKFYCTGSPYAHLLAVLARDADSDEQVVAFVPADTPGIAIADDWNGLGQRTTGSGTVRFDDVAVPRDAILPRTPAVSEPTGYGAFAQLLHVAIDAGVARGALEAAADFVRTRSRPWFEAGVDRAQDDPLVIQRFGELTVTVRAAEAALTVAARAVDAVFATPGPDAAAEASLAVATAKVLADRAAVEVPSALFEVSGTRSAAGDAGLDRYWRDARTHTLHDPVRYKLHHLGRFTLNEERPPLHGVV
- the sfnG gene encoding dimethylsulfone monooxygenase SfnG, which encodes MTTEKIADQITFAYWVPNVSGGLVTSDIEQRTSWDFEYNKKLAQTAERVGFEYALSQVRYMASYGAEYQHESTSFSLALLGATEKLKVIAAVHPGLWHPAVLAKFGATADHLSNGRFAINVVSGWFAGEFKALGEPWLEHDERYRRSAEFLEVIRKIWTEDNVDFGGDFYRIRDFTLKPKPLNTPERPNPELFQGGNSSAARVNGGKYADWYFSNGKDFDGVTDQLDDLRRVAREAQREVKFGLNGFIIARDTEKEARDTLREIVEKANKPAVEGFRDAVQQAGKSTSDGRGMWADSSFEDLVQYNDGFRTQLIGTPEQVAERIVAYKELGVDLILGGFLHFQEEIEYFGEKVLPLVREIEASRSGALV
- a CDS encoding LLM class flavin-dependent oxidoreductase, whose amino-acid sequence is MAGGHGSSMSGDRPANLHYLKQLALAAEANEFEAVLIPTGLWCEDAWLTAALLTEATEKLKFLVALRPGLVSPLLSAQMASTLQWQSGGRVLLNVVTGGESSEQRAFGDTLTKDERYARCGEFLDITRQLFTSTQPVNVTGEYVSAENALLARRPDPAPPIFFGGSSPAAGDVAAKHADTYLTWGEPPAQVKKKLDWIRGLAAAQGRELTYGIRLHVISRDTSEEAWAEANRLLGNLDPAAVRAAQANLARSESEGQRLMRELHGGGAAFDEAADARSLQVYPGLWTGVGLVRGGAGTALVGSHDEVADLIAEYAELGLDHFILSGYPHLEEAYHFGEGVRPRLAARGLLNAAGASSEPVRGAFLPDLSPTS
- the car gene encoding carboxylic acid reductase, coding for MSIETVWGDDPAITGAAAAGTADGRAERLPQVIARIFARYADRPAFATRDGGPRAPYATVTYGEVWRRVTALVAAWRSELEPGDFVAILGFTSADFVTVDLATTLLGAPNVPLQAGAPAARIAAILDETRPKVFAVSADQVGLAEQALAESAATPRVVVFDGEHAGYEGIEADVLAGGVLPAPEFYAPEPGNDPLVTLIYTSGSTGTPKGAMYTEQLVSDAWLKVDSIVDIDLPSESLLHFLPMSHMYGRNWLIAGLASGGTGYFAGASDMSTLFDDLAAARPTALGLVPRVCELIHQRFLAAEAETDTETARAELRDRVLGGRLQAAMCGSAALSAELQTFMEWLLGVEIQIGYGSTEAGGVLRDGAIVRPPVTEYKLVDVPELGYFVTDSPHPRGELLVKSTQLIPGYYNSDKRIRDEEGFYHTGDVMAELAPDRLEYVDRRSNVIKLAQGEFVPIAQLEATYAAGPDVHQIFLYGTSERSYLLGVVVPAPGPDGESDAAARVRVLDGLSAIARENDLASYEVPRDVIIEREPFSQENGLRSGIGKLVRPALTARYGAELEALYVAAEERRRDGLRALDADGSVTETVVRAAALTLGVLPEELDEDTRFLDLGGDSLSALSLATTLEGIYDLPVPVQAIVGPTATLRGVIAHIEEARAGGVQAPTAASIHGPDAEVARASDLRLDRFIAPALLAAAPSLPAPHGEPSTVLLTGGTGYLGRFLLLEWMRRVAAHGGTVVALVRGADADDARRRVFAAIGTADPALTEEFTALAERHLEVVVGDFGAPSLGLDTATWEALAERVDHVVHCGAMVNHVLPYDQLFGPNVVGTAEIARLALTVRRKSIDYVSTVAVVPQDDGRLLAEDDDVRVAGAERRIGADAYANGYAVSKWAGEVLLREAADLADLPVRVFRSNMILAHSRFRGQYNPVDQFTRLLLSIAETGLAPASFSADPTGPRAHYDGLPVDFSAEAITRLGAAGRVGFRTFHVLNVAEGGAGLDDFVDWIAEDRPIERIADYAEWLARFEAALRALPAEDRHRSVLPLLHSFARPAETGAGAALTADRFREAVREENVGPGDVPHLDRALIERYLDGFAATGWLA